The Chloroflexota bacterium genome window below encodes:
- the guaA gene encoding glutamine-hydrolyzing GMP synthase codes for MVADQQTLIVLDFGGQYAQLIARRIRELNVYSMLLPHDTPWEEIARRRPVGIILSGGPASVYDDDAPQADPRIWEGSVPVLGICYGMQLMAHQLGGRVAPAQRREYGPATIHAAPGEPLLVGLPAAAAVWMSHGDSILEPPPGFRALASSESTPYAAMANDHGLMGLQFHPEVVHTPQGRQILANFALHIAGARADWTPAGFIGATVAAIRAEVGTGQVICALSGGVDSAVAATLVHRAIGDRLTCIYVDTGLMRKRESELLRITFEQNLDMQLRMVDAQDRFLHRLVGVTDPEDKRRIIGDEFIRVFEEEASRLGPIDFLVQGTLYPDVIESKTVESKAAAKIKTHHNVGGLPANLRFRLIEPLRHLFKDEVRRVGTELGLPEAMIERQPFPGPGLAIRVIGEVTASRLETLRDADWIVLDEIKAAGLYDELWQSFAILTPIDTVGVMGDGRTYANVVALRAVTSEDGMTADWARLPYDLLARISARIVNEVPGVNRVVYDISSKPPATIEWE; via the coding sequence CTGGTCGCTGACCAGCAGACCCTCATCGTGCTCGACTTCGGTGGCCAATACGCCCAGCTCATCGCGCGCCGCATCCGGGAGCTGAACGTCTACTCGATGCTGCTTCCCCACGACACCCCGTGGGAGGAAATCGCCCGTCGGCGCCCGGTCGGGATCATCCTGTCGGGCGGTCCCGCATCGGTCTATGACGACGATGCGCCGCAGGCGGATCCGCGCATCTGGGAGGGGAGCGTCCCCGTCCTTGGCATCTGCTACGGGATGCAGCTGATGGCCCACCAGCTCGGCGGCCGGGTGGCACCCGCCCAGCGCCGCGAATACGGCCCCGCCACCATCCATGCCGCGCCGGGCGAGCCGCTGCTGGTCGGCCTGCCGGCGGCCGCAGCGGTCTGGATGAGCCACGGTGACTCCATCCTGGAGCCGCCGCCCGGCTTCCGCGCCCTTGCATCCAGCGAGTCCACGCCGTACGCGGCGATGGCCAACGACCACGGGCTGATGGGCCTCCAGTTCCACCCCGAGGTCGTCCACACCCCCCAGGGGCGGCAGATCCTGGCCAACTTCGCGTTGCACATCGCGGGCGCGCGCGCCGACTGGACGCCGGCCGGCTTCATCGGCGCCACGGTGGCTGCCATCCGCGCCGAAGTCGGGACGGGCCAGGTGATCTGCGCGTTGTCGGGCGGCGTGGACAGTGCGGTGGCCGCCACCCTCGTCCATCGGGCCATCGGTGACCGGCTGACCTGCATCTACGTCGACACCGGCCTCATGCGCAAGCGCGAGTCGGAGTTGCTGCGGATTACGTTCGAGCAGAACCTCGACATGCAGCTGCGGATGGTGGATGCGCAGGACCGATTCCTCCACCGTCTTGTGGGTGTCACCGATCCAGAAGACAAGCGCCGGATCATCGGCGACGAGTTCATCCGGGTCTTTGAGGAGGAGGCTTCGAGGCTGGGACCGATTGACTTCCTGGTCCAGGGAACCCTGTACCCCGACGTCATCGAGTCCAAGACGGTCGAGTCCAAGGCGGCGGCCAAGATCAAGACCCATCACAACGTGGGCGGCCTGCCAGCCAACCTGCGCTTCCGGCTCATCGAGCCGCTGCGCCACCTGTTCAAGGACGAAGTTCGGCGCGTGGGGACCGAGCTCGGCCTGCCGGAAGCCATGATCGAGCGCCAGCCGTTCCCCGGTCCCGGCCTCGCCATCCGGGTCATCGGCGAGGTCACCGCCTCCCGACTGGAGACGTTGCGCGACGCGGACTGGATCGTCCTCGACGAGATCAAGGCCGCCGGCCTGTACGACGAGCTGTGGCAGAGCTTCGCCATCCTGACCCCCATCGATACGGTTGGGGTCATGGGCGACGGTCGCACCTACGCCAACGTGGTGGCCCTCCGGGCGGTGACCTCTGAAGACGGGATGACCGCGGACTGGGCGCGACTGCCCTACGACTTGCTGGCCCGGATCAGTGCCCGCATCGTCAACGAGGTGCCCGGCGTGAACCGGGTGGTCTACGACATCAGCTCCAAGCCGCCGGCCACGATCGAGTGGGAGTAG
- a CDS encoding SRPBCC family protein: MIKVNRRVSLAAGPETVWPYVADPTRFAEWRRGAGVTSAVPIGEGPMALGSRFRMDVTTQGQSGSLECTVTALEENRRFAFESIDKSGVSGSADTRLEADGSGTQLAFAFELRLPGAWRMMQPVISRVVNQAADTDFATLQAKFAP, translated from the coding sequence GTGATCAAGGTCAACCGCAGGGTCTCGTTGGCCGCCGGCCCGGAGACGGTCTGGCCGTATGTCGCTGATCCCACGCGGTTCGCCGAGTGGCGGCGGGGTGCTGGCGTGACGAGCGCCGTGCCGATTGGCGAAGGGCCGATGGCTCTCGGCAGCCGATTTCGGATGGATGTGACCACCCAGGGGCAATCGGGCTCGCTTGAATGCACCGTCACCGCGCTTGAGGAAAATCGCCGCTTCGCGTTCGAATCGATCGACAAATCGGGGGTCTCCGGATCGGCTGATACGCGGTTGGAGGCGGACGGCAGCGGCACCCAACTGGCCTTCGCGTTCGAGCTCCGCCTCCCCGGGGCATGGAGGATGATGCAGCCGGTGATCAGTCGCGTCGTCAACCAGGCCGCGGACACCGATTTCGCGACTTTGCAGGCCAAGTTCGCACCTTGA